From Xenopus tropicalis strain Nigerian chromosome 3, UCB_Xtro_10.0, whole genome shotgun sequence, the proteins below share one genomic window:
- the lin7a gene encoding protein lin-7 homolog A isoform X2 → MATVVQPLTLDRDVSRAIELLEKLETSGELPVQKLQSLKKVLQSEFCTAIREVYQYMHETIPVNGCPEFRARATAKATVAAFAASEGHSHPRVVELPKTDEGLGFNVMGGKEQNSPIYISRIIPGGVAERHGGLKRGDQLLSVNGVSVEGEHHEKAVELLKAAKDSVKLVVRYTPKVLDEMEARFEKLRTARRRQQQQLLIQQQQQQQQQQHTQQNHMS, encoded by the exons ATGTTTCACGTGCTATAGAGCTGTTAGAGAAGCTGGAGACATCAGGAGAACTCCCAGTGCAAAAGCTGCAATCACTGAAAAAAGTACTACAGAGTGAATTTTGCACAGCCATAAGAGAG GTGTATCAGTACATGCACGAAACCATTCCCGTAAATGGATGCCCAGAATTTCGTGCTCGTGCCACAGCCAAG GCAACCGTCGCTGCTTTTGCTGCAAGTGAAGGTCATTCTCACCCCAGGGTAGTGGAACTGCCAAAGACTGATGAAGGACTTGGCTTTAATGTTATGGGAGGCAAAGAACAGAATTCCCCTATTTATATTTCACGCATTATTCCAGGAGGAGTGGCAGAGAGACATGGTGGACTCAAACGGGGTGACCAACTGCTTTCTGTTAATGGAGTG AGTGTGGAAGGGGAACATCATGAGAAAGCAGTGGAATTGCTTAAAGCTGCTAAAGACAGTGTAAAGCTAGTAGTGCGATACACACCAAAGGTGTTGGATGAAATGGAAGCTCGCTTTGAAAAGCTGAGGACTGCTAGGCGGAGGCAACAACAGCAGCTATtaattcagcagcagcagcaacagcagcaacaACAGCACACGCAGCAAAATCATATGTCGTAG
- the lin7a gene encoding protein lin-7 homolog A, which yields MATVVQPLTLDRDVSRAIELLEKLETSGELPVQKLQSLKKVLQSEFCTAIREVYQYMHETIPVNGCPEFRARATAKATVAAFAASEGGVAERHGGLKRGDQLLSVNGVSVEGEHHEKAVELLKAAKDSVKLVVRYTPKVLDEMEARFEKLRTARRRQQQQLLIQQQQQQQQQQHTQQNHMS from the exons ATGTTTCACGTGCTATAGAGCTGTTAGAGAAGCTGGAGACATCAGGAGAACTCCCAGTGCAAAAGCTGCAATCACTGAAAAAAGTACTACAGAGTGAATTTTGCACAGCCATAAGAGAG GTGTATCAGTACATGCACGAAACCATTCCCGTAAATGGATGCCCAGAATTTCGTGCTCGTGCCACAGCCAAG GCAACCGTCGCTGCTTTTGCTGCAAGTGAAG GAGGAGTGGCAGAGAGACATGGTGGACTCAAACGGGGTGACCAACTGCTTTCTGTTAATGGAGTG AGTGTGGAAGGGGAACATCATGAGAAAGCAGTGGAATTGCTTAAAGCTGCTAAAGACAGTGTAAAGCTAGTAGTGCGATACACACCAAAGGTGTTGGATGAAATGGAAGCTCGCTTTGAAAAGCTGAGGACTGCTAGGCGGAGGCAACAACAGCAGCTATtaattcagcagcagcagcaacagcagcaacaACAGCACACGCAGCAAAATCATATGTCGTAG